Within Actinomycetes bacterium, the genomic segment CATCGCGGCGAGCAACACGAACGGCAGCCAGCCCTGGGTGTACATCAGCGACAACGGCGGCCTGCAGCCGTCCAGCGTCACTGTCTGCCCGTAACACCTGCACCGCAGAGGCAGAACCCTAGGACCGGTGGGGCCAGAGCGCAGTGCGCTCTGGCCCCACCGCCTTGCGGGCGGGGGGCCTCAACCGATCGGGCCAACAGGACGAGGCATCGGTGGCCGAAGTAGCCGAGAAGGAAACTCGACATCATGAATGGGGGGCGTCAATGAGACCCCGGGAAACTGTCCCGGGCCAGGAGCGAACTGCTGACGAAGGCTTCACCCTGATCGAACTGCTCGTCGTCATCATCATCATTGGCATTCTGGCGGCGATCGCGATCCCGGTGTACCTGAGCCAGCGAGACCGCGCGTACGACAGCGCGGCGAAGTCGGATGTACGGAACCTGGCCCAATTCGAAGAGACCCTGCTAGCTGGCACAGGCACGTACGGCTCATTCACGGACTTGGCGGCGGGCAACTTGACGGTCAAGCCCACTCGCCTGGTCACGCTGACCATCACGTTCAACAGCGCGGCCAGCTACTGCCTTTCGGCCAAGCATCTGAACGGGTCAACGACCTGGTACTACGACAGCCAGGCGGGGGGGATCCAGCCGAGGGGCAGCTCAGGCTGTCCGGTGACCACCGCCGGCACGAGTGGGGGGTCGCTCACCGGCTAACCACGCTCAGCCGAGTCACACGGCGGGGATGAGGGTCCGGAACCGGTCGGTTCCGGACCCTCATCATGTCCCGTTCAAGTCGCCTGCTCCAGACGCCGATGTGTCAGGCATGGGGAAGCCGTGCCATGGGGGAGTCCTGCGTCGACTCCCTCGTCGAGGCAATGACGCGGGGCTCACGTTGATCGAGCTGATGTTCGCACTGGTGATCTTCGCGATCGTGGCAGCTGCCACAGTGGCGGGGCTGACACTCGCGCTGAACACCGGTCGCCTGGACCGCAACCGGGTAGCCGCCGCAAACCTGGCTGCGCGTGAGCTCGAGATCGTGCGCGACGAGTTCAACGCCACGGCATCGGGCCCGACCACGCTCGCGGCCCAGAACTACGTGACGGACCCTCATCCACTTCCTGCCGGCACCGCCGGGCAAGCGTTGGTCGTCGACAACGTGGCGTACACGGTGGTGCGCAATGTGCAGTGGTTGCCGACCGGAACCGGGCAGAGTGCCTGCGACGGTGGGAGCGCGATCACCTACCCCACGCTCGCGGTCAACGTGCAGGTGACCTGGCCGCGGATGGATGGGGTGCAGCCGGTCACCTCGAACACGATCCTGACCCCTCCCAAGGGTGTGCTGTCGAGCTCTCTGGGTTTCGTGGCGATCCCGGTGGTGAACGCGGCGGGGCAGCCCTCGGCGGGACAGCCGGTCACGCTGACCGGACCGGGGGGAACCTCCACGGACACCACCGCCGTCGATGGGTGCGCTGTCTTCTCGATCGCTACGGCTGGCACCTACACGGCCAGCATCTTCGTCCCTGGCGGCGTTGACTTCTACGGCAGCGCCACTTCGAGCCAGTCCGTCCTGGCCAAGGCCGGCACCCTGGTGAAGGGCAAGGCCTTCACCTACGACCAGGCCGCTACGCTGAACGTGAAGCTCACGACGGACGCCGGCTACCAGATCCCCACGTCGCTGCCCCAGTTGACCTTGGGCAACACCAACCTGCAGCCCACCGGGACGAAGACCGTTGCCTCTACCGGTGCGACCACCCCGCTCTCGGGGCTGTTCCCGTTCTCCGATGGGTACACCGTGTGGGCCGGCGGCTGCCAGCAGTCCGACCCGGCGGCCGCTGGTGGCACCAGAACGGCAATTGTGGTGGCGCCCGGAGCGACCCAATCGGTCTCGGTGCGGCTCGCCCCGGTGACCGTGACAGCAGTCAAGGGGGTGAATCCCTTGGCTGGAGCCACGGTGGTCGCAGTCCCGTCGTCGACTACCGGCTGCGGGCCGACCGAGAACCCACTCACGCTGGGCGTCACCGATGCCTCGGGGACCTTGCGGACCTCGCTGCCCGCTGGAGCGTGGACCCTGAAGCTGTCCGGAATGTCACCGAACGGGAGCTGGCCGACGACGCCGACTCTGTTGCCCAACAGCGCTCCCTCCTCGATAACGGTGGTGGCCTCATGAGCCCGGTGCTGAGCCGGATCCGACGGCGACTGACGGGTCAGGGAGGTTTCACCCTGGTCGAGATGATCGTGGTGACCGTGATCTTGGGTGTCGTGCTGGCCGCAGTCCAGACAACCCTGATCATGACCCAGAAGACAGTCGGGCAGAACGCCAGCCGGATCGACCAGACGCAGCAGGCCAAGCTGGCGGTCGACGCCATGTCCAAGACGCTGCGCACGGCGGTACTACCCGCGCTGCTCGGCTGCCAGACCTGTGACTCCACCGCGTTCATCCAGGGCGGCAGCAACTCGGTGCAGTTCTACGCCAACATCAACAACGACTCGAACGCAATCGGACCCAGCCGGGTCAGCTACACCGTGAACGCCAATGGTGACCTGGTGGAGACCATCCAGGCACCGGACGCGCACGCGGCCAACAACTTCAGCTACACCTACTGCACCCCCGGGCCGGGCTGCACTGTCTTGACCAGAGTCCTCGCGCGGCGCGTCCCGACCAGCCTGGCCGTCTTCACCTACTACGACGCGAACGGCGCCGTGGTGAGCCCACCGTTGACGGCGACGACGCTCGCCCAGGTCGACAGCATCGACCTGGTGGTCAAGGTCCAGGACACCAGCAACGGAACGCCCCCCGCCACCACCTTCGTGACCAGGGTGACGCTGCCGAACGCTGACGCCCAGGCCCAGTCGTCGCCGAGCCCGTGACAGGAGTAACGATGATTCGTCGTATGAGGCGCCGTCGCCGCAGTGGTGACGAGGGAATCGCCATGATCATGGTGATGGCCTCCATCACGGTGCTCACGCTGCTCATCACGGCCGCTGTCGGTTACGCGATGGCTGCCATGCCGCAGGCCCGGCACGACCAGGACTGGAACGCAGCGATGGCGGCCGCGCAGTCCGGCGTGGACGACTACGTCGCGCGGCTGAACCAGAACGACAGCTACTGGCAGACAGTGGACTGCACCAACACGGCGCTCAAGGGCG encodes:
- a CDS encoding type II secretion system protein, producing MSPVLSRIRRRLTGQGGFTLVEMIVVTVILGVVLAAVQTTLIMTQKTVGQNASRIDQTQQAKLAVDAMSKTLRTAVLPALLGCQTCDSTAFIQGGSNSVQFYANINNDSNAIGPSRVSYTVNANGDLVETIQAPDAHAANNFSYTYCTPGPGCTVLTRVLARRVPTSLAVFTYYDANGAVVSPPLTATTLAQVDSIDLVVKVQDTSNGTPPATTFVTRVTLPNADAQAQSSPSP
- a CDS encoding prepilin-type N-terminal cleavage/methylation domain-containing protein, which encodes MGKPCHGGVLRRLPRRGNDAGLTLIELMFALVIFAIVAAATVAGLTLALNTGRLDRNRVAAANLAARELEIVRDEFNATASGPTTLAAQNYVTDPHPLPAGTAGQALVVDNVAYTVVRNVQWLPTGTGQSACDGGSAITYPTLAVNVQVTWPRMDGVQPVTSNTILTPPKGVLSSSLGFVAIPVVNAAGQPSAGQPVTLTGPGGTSTDTTAVDGCAVFSIATAGTYTASIFVPGGVDFYGSATSSQSVLAKAGTLVKGKAFTYDQAATLNVKLTTDAGYQIPTSLPQLTLGNTNLQPTGTKTVASTGATTPLSGLFPFSDGYTVWAGGCQQSDPAAAGGTRTAIVVAPGATQSVSVRLAPVTVTAVKGVNPLAGATVVAVPSSTTGCGPTENPLTLGVTDASGTLRTSLPAGAWTLKLSGMSPNGSWPTTPTLLPNSAPSSITVVAS
- a CDS encoding prepilin-type N-terminal cleavage/methylation domain-containing protein → MAEVAEKETRHHEWGASMRPRETVPGQERTADEGFTLIELLVVIIIIGILAAIAIPVYLSQRDRAYDSAAKSDVRNLAQFEETLLAGTGTYGSFTDLAAGNLTVKPTRLVTLTITFNSAASYCLSAKHLNGSTTWYYDSQAGGIQPRGSSGCPVTTAGTSGGSLTG